A genomic region of Sideroxydans sp. CL21 contains the following coding sequences:
- a CDS encoding adenylosuccinate synthase: MSKNVVVIGTQWGDEGKGKVVDWLTDHAQGVVRFQGGHNAGHTLVIGGEKTVLHLIPSGILRDEVMCYIGNGVVLSPAALLKEMDKLVEAGIQVYERLRISEACPLILPYHEALDKAREIAKGAGKIGTTGRGIGPAYEDKVARRAIRLQDLFHRKRFAAKLGEVLDYHNFVLKNYFHAETVDFQKTMDDALALAERIKPLVLDVPRALYEANKAGQNLLFEGAQGTLLDIDHGTYPFVTSSNCIAGAACSGAGIGPQMLHYVLGITKAYTTRVGSGPFPTELYDAVDKQDPIGKMLATKGHEFGATTGRARRCGWFDAAALKRSIQINGVSGLCVTKLDVMDGMEKVRIGVGYTIDGQFSDILPVGAESLEGCVPVYEDMPGWSASTVGVKRYEELPVEARNYLQRIAQICEVPVDMVSTGPDRDETIVLRHPFKV, translated from the coding sequence ATGTCAAAAAATGTTGTAGTGATCGGTACCCAGTGGGGCGATGAAGGCAAGGGCAAGGTGGTCGATTGGTTGACCGACCATGCGCAGGGCGTGGTGCGCTTTCAGGGTGGACACAATGCGGGCCACACGCTGGTCATTGGCGGTGAAAAAACGGTGTTGCATCTGATCCCGTCTGGCATCCTGCGCGACGAAGTGATGTGCTACATCGGCAACGGCGTGGTTCTGTCGCCGGCTGCGCTGCTCAAGGAAATGGACAAGCTTGTCGAAGCGGGAATACAGGTCTATGAGCGCTTGCGTATCTCCGAGGCATGCCCGCTGATCCTGCCGTACCACGAGGCGTTGGACAAAGCACGTGAAATAGCCAAAGGTGCGGGCAAGATAGGCACCACAGGACGCGGTATCGGGCCGGCTTACGAAGACAAGGTCGCGCGCCGCGCCATCCGTCTGCAGGACTTGTTCCACCGCAAACGTTTTGCCGCCAAGCTGGGTGAAGTCCTCGATTACCATAATTTCGTGTTGAAAAATTATTTCCATGCGGAAACGGTGGATTTCCAGAAAACCATGGATGATGCATTGGCGCTGGCCGAGCGTATCAAACCGCTGGTGCTGGACGTGCCACGCGCTTTGTACGAGGCAAACAAGGCCGGACAAAACCTGCTGTTCGAAGGCGCACAAGGCACGCTGCTGGATATCGATCACGGCACCTATCCGTTTGTGACCTCCAGCAACTGCATCGCCGGTGCAGCCTGCAGCGGCGCCGGTATCGGCCCGCAGATGCTGCATTACGTACTGGGCATCACCAAGGCATACACCACGCGCGTCGGCTCCGGCCCGTTCCCGACCGAACTGTATGATGCGGTGGACAAGCAGGATCCGATCGGCAAGATGCTGGCGACTAAAGGTCACGAGTTCGGTGCGACCACCGGACGTGCGCGCCGCTGCGGCTGGTTCGATGCCGCCGCGCTCAAGCGCTCTATCCAGATCAACGGCGTATCCGGCCTGTGCGTGACCAAGCTGGACGTGATGGACGGTATGGAAAAGGTGCGTATCGGCGTGGGCTACACGATAGACGGCCAGTTCAGCGACATCCTGCCGGTCGGCGCGGAATCGCTGGAAGGCTGTGTGCCGGTATACGAGGATATGCCGGGCTGGAGCGCCAGCACCGTGGGCGTGAAGCGTTATGAAGAACTGCCCGTGGAAGCCCGCAACTACCTGCAACGCATCGCACAGATTTGCGAAGTGCCGGTGGATATGGTTTCCACCGGACCGGATCGGGATGAAACGATTGTATTGCGACACCCGTTCAAGGTCTGA
- a CDS encoding glycosyltransferase family 2 protein has protein sequence MLALNKNSLAIPDGLSEQPSKQQEVVVTKFQKPLKQHVPALPKVAILLCTYHGQLYLSEQMDSFAAQSFPNWVVWASDDGSQDDTHAILEACRDQWGDDRLSIHFGPAEGFVANFLSLTCNATIHADYYAYSDQDDIWEADKLQRAVDWFQSLPRDVPALYCSRTRVVDANNREICLSPLFDKPPSFANALMQNVGGGNTMVFNEAARKLLSEAGQDVNVITHDWWSYLVVSGCGGKVFYDAHPTLRYRQHGCNLVGMNSSWHARFIRMRMLWQGRFRDLNDRHINALQRIQHKLTPENKVILDQFATARNRNILPRLIGLKRSGIYRQTLLGNLGLVVAAIFKKI, from the coding sequence ATGCTTGCCTTAAATAAAAATTCGCTTGCGATACCCGATGGACTGAGTGAGCAGCCATCGAAGCAACAGGAAGTTGTTGTCACAAAATTTCAAAAGCCGCTTAAACAGCATGTCCCTGCATTGCCCAAGGTTGCCATTCTTCTCTGCACTTATCACGGCCAGCTTTATCTGTCCGAACAAATGGATTCGTTTGCGGCACAGAGTTTTCCCAACTGGGTCGTGTGGGCCTCTGATGACGGATCGCAGGACGATACTCATGCGATTCTCGAGGCGTGCCGGGATCAATGGGGAGATGATCGGCTCTCCATCCACTTCGGCCCTGCGGAAGGGTTTGTTGCAAATTTTCTGTCGTTAACCTGCAACGCAACCATTCATGCAGATTACTACGCTTACTCGGACCAGGACGATATCTGGGAAGCAGACAAGCTGCAGCGTGCGGTGGATTGGTTTCAGAGTCTTCCACGCGATGTTCCTGCACTGTATTGCTCTCGCACAAGAGTCGTCGATGCAAACAACCGGGAAATCTGCCTCTCTCCTCTTTTTGACAAGCCGCCCAGCTTTGCCAACGCGTTGATGCAAAACGTGGGCGGCGGCAACACCATGGTATTCAACGAGGCAGCACGCAAGCTGTTGAGCGAGGCAGGGCAGGACGTCAACGTGATCACGCATGACTGGTGGTCTTACCTGGTCGTCAGCGGTTGCGGGGGCAAGGTTTTTTATGATGCACACCCAACCCTGCGTTATCGCCAGCATGGTTGCAATCTGGTCGGGATGAACTCAAGTTGGCATGCCCGCTTCATCCGAATGCGCATGCTTTGGCAAGGGCGATTCAGGGATTTGAACGACCGACATATCAATGCATTGCAACGTATACAGCACAAACTAACTCCTGAAAATAAGGTCATCCTTGACCAATTCGCGACAGCCAGAAACCGCAATATTTTGCCCCGGCTGATAGGCTTGAAGAGGTCGGGTATCTACCGCCAAACCTTGTTGGGCAACTTAGGCCTTGTCGTTGCTGCAATTTTCAAGAAGATCTAA
- a CDS encoding ABC transporter ATP-binding protein: protein MGTDANDIAIRVSNLSKCYQIYNAPRDRLKQFVLPRLQSLTGRATKQYYREFWALKDVSFEIKKGETVGIIGRNGSGKSTLLQMICGTLNPTSGSIQTNGRIAALLELGAGFNPEFTGRENVYMNASVLGLSNEEIDTRFNDIEAFADIGEFIEQPVKTYSSGMYVRLAFAVIAHVDADILVVDEALAVGDAVFTQKCMRFIRKFQERGSLIFVSHDTASVQNLCKSGIWLNNGRIEKFGTAKIVSEAYLQYTLQEIYGNESKLTSIALTEICDDVCVNESVSNTETQPQMAIDYTSVASVRDNTDAAKGWITGRAEIISVTLTKLLSGQGDIFEGGERVRMTVRAKAHEKLGNPILGFLVRDRLGQDLFGENTLPFTYQVPTSIERGMTFEGVFEFKLPMLPNGLYAVMASVADGDAYDNLQHHWMHDALIINVSSSKIRYGLVGIPFERVELKAIDE, encoded by the coding sequence ATGGGGACAGATGCCAATGATATCGCCATACGTGTCAGTAACCTCAGCAAGTGCTATCAGATTTACAACGCACCGCGTGACCGGCTCAAGCAATTCGTCTTACCCCGTTTGCAAAGCTTGACAGGGCGAGCGACTAAGCAATATTACCGAGAATTCTGGGCGCTTAAAGATGTTTCTTTCGAAATCAAAAAAGGTGAAACGGTCGGCATCATTGGGCGCAATGGCAGTGGTAAATCCACGCTGCTACAAATGATCTGCGGCACGCTCAACCCCACCAGCGGCAGTATTCAAACCAATGGACGTATTGCAGCGTTGTTGGAACTAGGTGCGGGTTTCAACCCCGAGTTTACCGGGCGCGAAAATGTGTATATGAATGCCTCGGTGCTGGGATTGAGTAATGAAGAAATCGATACTCGATTTAATGATATCGAGGCATTTGCGGACATTGGAGAATTCATCGAGCAACCCGTGAAGACTTACTCTAGCGGTATGTATGTTCGTCTTGCCTTCGCTGTAATTGCGCATGTTGATGCTGATATATTGGTAGTGGATGAAGCGCTAGCGGTGGGCGATGCAGTCTTTACGCAAAAATGCATGCGTTTCATTCGCAAATTTCAAGAGAGAGGTTCGCTGATCTTTGTTAGCCACGACACTGCATCTGTGCAGAACCTCTGCAAGTCTGGTATCTGGCTCAATAATGGTAGGATTGAGAAGTTCGGCACAGCAAAGATCGTCTCGGAAGCATATTTACAGTACACGCTACAGGAAATATATGGCAATGAGTCAAAACTGACTTCAATAGCCCTGACTGAGATTTGCGATGATGTATGTGTCAACGAATCAGTTTCCAATACGGAAACACAACCGCAAATGGCAATTGACTATACCTCTGTTGCTTCCGTCCGCGACAACACAGATGCCGCTAAAGGTTGGATTACTGGCCGTGCTGAAATCATTTCAGTTACTCTTACAAAGCTGTTATCTGGACAAGGAGACATCTTTGAAGGCGGCGAGCGTGTGCGTATGACAGTGCGCGCTAAAGCTCATGAAAAACTAGGTAACCCGATTCTTGGCTTCCTGGTGCGTGATCGCCTTGGACAGGATTTATTTGGTGAAAATACGCTTCCCTTCACCTATCAGGTGCCTACCTCGATTGAGAGGGGCATGACATTCGAAGGAGTTTTCGAGTTCAAGTTGCCCATGCTTCCAAACGGTCTTTATGCAGTGATGGCATCCGTGGCTGATGGTGATGCTTACGACAATTTACAGCATCATTGGATGCATGATGCACTGATCATTAACGTTTCTTCCAGCAAAATTCGATATGGGCTGGTCGGTATTCCATTTGAGAGAGTGGAGTTAAAGGCAATAGATGAATAG
- a CDS encoding ABC transporter permease encodes MNHSQTAINPHTPQPTSLVALAKSLWRNRQLIVQMTRREVVGRYRGSVMGLAWSFFNPILMLVVYTFVFSVVFKARWGTGGEESQTSFAIVLFVGMIVYGLFAEMANRAPSLILSNVNYVKKVIFPLEILPVVGLGAALFHSLISFGVLLTAILLIKGSLPWTIIFFPLILVPLLIATLGVAWFLASIGVFVRDVGQTVGIFTTVLMFVSPVFFPITALPARFQIWLMLNPLTFVIEQSRAVLIFGKQPDWAGLTIYAGASMGVAWAGYWWFQKTRKGFADVL; translated from the coding sequence ATGAACCATTCACAAACGGCAATCAACCCGCACACCCCGCAGCCAACGTCCCTGGTGGCACTGGCCAAAAGCCTTTGGCGCAACCGGCAGCTGATTGTGCAGATGACCCGGCGCGAAGTGGTGGGGCGCTACCGTGGTTCTGTCATGGGTTTGGCTTGGTCATTCTTTAACCCTATCCTGATGCTGGTGGTGTATACCTTTGTCTTCAGCGTCGTGTTTAAAGCAAGATGGGGGACGGGAGGGGAGGAGAGCCAAACTAGCTTCGCCATCGTGTTGTTTGTGGGCATGATCGTATATGGATTGTTTGCGGAAATGGCAAATCGAGCGCCGAGTTTGATTTTATCCAACGTCAACTACGTAAAAAAAGTCATTTTTCCATTAGAGATATTGCCCGTTGTTGGCCTGGGTGCCGCACTGTTTCATTCACTGATAAGTTTTGGCGTGTTGTTGACCGCCATTTTGTTGATCAAAGGCAGTCTGCCATGGACTATTATTTTCTTCCCATTGATCCTTGTTCCTCTGTTGATTGCCACACTGGGCGTGGCCTGGTTTCTCGCCTCAATCGGTGTGTTTGTACGCGATGTCGGGCAAACGGTCGGCATTTTTACTACCGTACTGATGTTCGTCTCGCCGGTTTTTTTTCCCATAACCGCACTTCCTGCCAGATTTCAAATCTGGCTAATGCTAAACCCACTCACCTTTGTAATCGAACAAAGCAGAGCAGTCTTGATCTTTGGCAAACAACCTGATTGGGCAGGACTGACAATCTATGCAGGTGCAAGTATGGGAGTAGCATGGGCTGGATATTGGTGGTTCCAGAAAACCAGAAAGGGTTTTGCCGATGTCCTCTAA
- the rfbC gene encoding dTDP-4-dehydrorhamnose 3,5-epimerase, whose translation MKAIPLSIPEVFLFEPKVFGDDRGFFFESFNRRKFAELTGRDVDFVQDNHSRSAKNVLRGLHYQIQHPQGKLVRVVQGTVLDVAVDIRKSSPTFGQHVAVELSAVNKRMMWIPEGFAHGFVVLSDTAEFLYKTTDYWFPEHERSILWNDPALAIDWKLQTPPIISGKDAQGKILADAGCFA comes from the coding sequence ATGAAAGCAATTCCACTCTCCATTCCTGAAGTATTCCTGTTCGAACCAAAAGTTTTCGGCGATGATCGTGGTTTCTTTTTTGAAAGTTTCAATCGCCGCAAATTCGCTGAGCTCACGGGGCGCGATGTGGACTTCGTACAAGACAACCACTCGCGCTCGGCAAAAAATGTGCTGCGCGGCCTGCATTATCAAATCCAGCATCCTCAGGGAAAACTGGTGCGCGTAGTGCAAGGTACAGTGCTTGACGTGGCGGTGGATATACGCAAAAGCTCACCAACATTCGGACAGCATGTGGCCGTGGAATTATCTGCCGTGAATAAGCGCATGATGTGGATACCTGAAGGCTTTGCACATGGCTTTGTGGTCCTTTCAGATACAGCCGAGTTTCTGTACAAAACCACCGATTACTGGTTCCCGGAGCATGAACGTTCGATACTCTGGAACGATCCAGCCTTGGCAATAGATTGGAAGCTGCAGACTCCGCCGATCATTTCCGGCAAAGATGCCCAAGGTAAAATTTTGGCCGATGCGGGGTGCTTCGCATGA